Proteins encoded in a region of the Triplophysa dalaica isolate WHDGS20190420 chromosome 10, ASM1584641v1, whole genome shotgun sequence genome:
- the LOC130429854 gene encoding elastase-1-like: MLRFILLSVLAALALAELKYIEQIPRTRVVGGEMSQPNAWPWQISLKVLSDGTYNHICGGTLIRKRWVMTAAHCVDTQRTWRVVLGDHILSTNEGREQYKSVSQVYVYPKWNRNDPSAGYDIALLHLSADVTLNSYVKLASLPPSWQIMRKNNPCYITGWGKPSNDDDLSAVLKQAYLPNVNFQTCSSSGWWGSTVKNTMVCAGGGKDSGCNGDSGGPLNCLVGGNYSVHGVTSFVSSGCNTIWKPTVFTRVSAYISWIQDVSFSLEHEALCDVMIIPYPINNESQTDNMLCSE; this comes from the exons ATGTTGAGGTTCATTTTGTTGAGTGTTCTGGCCGCTCTGG CTCTTGCTGAACTCAAATACATTGAGCAGATCCCTCGAACAAGGGTTGTGGGAGGAGAGATGTCTCAACCCAACGCGTGGCCCTGGCAG atcTCTCTTAAGGTTCTGTCTGATGGAACTTATAATCACATCTGCGGCGGAACTCTGATCAGAAAGAGATGGGTGATGACTGCTGCTCACTGCGTGGACAC ACAGAGAACCTGGCGTGTTGTTCTGGGCGATCACATCCTCAGCACCAATGAGGGTCGTGAACAGTACAAGAGCGTCAGTCAAGTTTACGTCTACCCCAAATGGAACAGAAACGACCCTTCCGCTGG ATATGACATCGCTCTTCTGCATCTGTCCGCTGATGTTACCCTCAACTCATACGTGAAGCTGGCTTCTCTGCCTCCATCATGGCAGATCATGCGCAAAAACAACCCGTGTTATATCACCGGCTGGGGCAAACCATCCA ATGATGATGACCTCTCTGCTGTGCTGAAACAGGCCTATCTGCCCAATGTGAATTTTCAGACGTGTTCTAGCAGTGGCTGGTGGGGAAGCACAGTGAAGAACACCATGGTTTGTGCTGGAGGTGGAAAGGACTCTGGATGTAAC GGTGACTCCGGTGGTCCTCTGAACTGTCTGGTCGGTGGAAATTATTCAGTTCACGGTGTGACCAGCTTCGTTTCTTCGGGCTGTAACACCATCTGGAAGCCAACAGTATTCACTCGTGTGTCTGCTTACATCAGCTGGATTCAGGATGTAAGT TTCAGCCTTGAACACGAAGCTCTGTGTGATGTGATGATCATCCCATATCCCATCAACAATGAGAGTCAAACTGATAATATGCTTTGCAGTGAGTAA
- the LOC130429560 gene encoding uncharacterized protein LOC130429560 — MKITFKSMFLLLMCGLFDAVTGEVKTFPVMEGDSVTLHTDLTDIKTVDRIVWTFADEASTDLLVEMRKNNISYVEGRFRDKLHISDPKVGDLTVKNMRIKHSGIYKANIVRTTGTTYKTFRVLVSESPRVLDAGTCEMKSVLKVGNSVTLHTDVQTHGDDLIVWRFGDEGVLLAKYDKEDNKSSIYDDERLSGRLKLDDQTGSLTISNFRFSDYGLYKLKISSNSKNTLFKTFSVYVSGSSSEDSDTLAISIITLLFVAAAALIIYCCRRYSIAKDMFPHLRDPVTLCTGVTDIQADDEILWRFGPEDNRIVRITGGINEPSYHYFPNGRFRERLEMNNKTGDLTIRSTTTEHNGVYQVEIYRSGKTTYKEFRVTTSDAARSRGNEAANVNMPAE; from the exons ATGAAGATCActtttaaaagcatgtttttattactgatGTGCG gttTGTTTGATGCGGTGACCGGTGAAGTGAAGACTTTtccagtgatggagggagattctgtcactctacacactgatctcacTGATATAAAGACGGTTGACAGGATAGTCTGGACGTTTGCTGATGAAGCCTCTACTGATCTTCTggttgaaatgagaaaaaataatatCTCATATGTTGAGGGGAGATTCAGAGACAAATTGCACATATCAGACCCTAAGGTTGGAGATCTCACCGTAAAGAACATGAGAATCAAACACTCTGGAATCTATAAGGCAAATATCGTCCGCACTACTGGAACAACATACAAGACATTCAGAGTCCTTGTTAGTG AATCTCCTCGTGTTCTGGATGCTGGCACATGTGAAATGAAGTCGGTGTTGAAAGTGGGCAATTCAGTCACTCTACACACCGATGTTCAAACACACGGAGATGATCTGATagtgtggaggtttggagatgaGGGTGTTCTTCTAGCTAAATATGATAAAGAAGACAATAAGAGCTCAATATATGATGATGAGAGACTGAGTGGCAGACTTAAGttggatgatcagactggatctctcaccatcagtAACTTCAGATTCTCGGACTATGGACTATATAAACTGAAGATCAGCAGTAAcagcaaaaatacattgttcaAGACATTCAGTGTATATGTCAGCG GTTCATCTTCAGAGGATTCAGATACTTTGGCTATATCAATTATTACTCTTCTGtttgttgctgctgctgctttAATAATTTACTGTTGCCGAAGGTACTCAATAG CAAAGGACATGTTTCCACATTTGAGAGATCCTGTTACTTTATGCACTGGTGTCACTGACATACAGGCCGATGATGAGATCCTGTGGAGATTTGGACCTGAAGACAATCGTATAGTTCGAATCACTGGAGGGATCAATGAGCCTTCATATCATTACTTCCCTAATGGAAGATTCAGAGAAAGACTGGAGATGAACAAcaagactggagatctcaccatcagaAGCACCACAACTGAACACAATGGAGTTTATCAAGTAGAGATTTACCGCAGCGGAAAGaccacatacaaggaatttagGGTTACAACATCTG ACGCCGCAAGAAGCAGAGGAAATGAAGCAGCAAATGTTAACATGCCAGCTGAATAG
- the LOC130429855 gene encoding uncharacterized protein LOC130429855: MFHVILLCWCSWNLMVVFGLESVSVTEGESVTLYMNITEQQRKEGILWKFGPNKSRIAEIKRDNNAINLNKYFTDGRFNNRLKLDQTGSLTITNITFTHSGLYQINTDKQYELLKIFNTTVYTRLPVPFISRDSSQCSSSSNCSVLCSVMNVSHVGLSWFKGKSLLSSISVSDLNIRLSLPLEVEYQDNNTYRCVINNPITNLTQHLNINHVCHKCSGSNICKCGFTEAVIRLVVSGLVGMAVVAVMVFDVRSRGDEQKRRSDTQLYDR; the protein is encoded by the exons ATGTTTCATGTGATTTTACTCTGTTGGTGCTCATGGAATCTGATGG tggTGTTTGGTTTGGAGTCTGTGTCAGTGACTGAAGGAGAGTCTGTTACTCTCTACATGAATATCACTGAACAACAGAGGAAAGAAGGAATCTTGTGGAAGTTTGGACCTAATAAATCTCGCATAGCTGAAATCAAGAGAGACAATAATGCAATAAACTTAAATAAGTATTTCACTGATGGGAGATTTaacaacagactgaagctggatcaaactggatctctcaccatcacaaacatcacatttacacactctggactttatcaaaTAAACACCGACAAACAATATGAGCTGCTCAAGATATTCAACACTACTGTATATA cTCGTCTGCCTGTTCCTTTCATCTCCAGAgactcttctcaatgttcttcatcatcaaattgttctgtgttgtgttcagtgatgaatgtgtcacatgtggGTCTCTCCTGGttcaaaggaaagagtttattgtccagcatcagtgtgtctgatctcaacatcagactctctctacctctggaggtggaatatcaagacaacaacacatacagatgtgtcatcaacaatcccatcacaaacctcacacaacaTCTCAACATCAATCATGTCTGTCACAAGTGTTCAG GTTCCAACATCTGCAAGTGTGGCTTTACTGAAGCTGTGATCCGATTGGTCGTCTCTGGTCTGGTGGGCATGGCTGTTGTTGCTGTAATGGTTTTTGACGTCAGATCCAGAGGAGATGAACAGAAGAGGAGATCAGACACTCAGTTATATGACAGATGA